TTaagcatttgtttattatttttaaaaaaataattgttcaCACATACTGTGAACAGCATAGCCACAACACTTCATTACCCATAATGACAATAACATTCATGAATGTAGTCTGAGATGAGGTGTCCAGTCTGAAACACCCATGACTGTTTTGCTAAGGTTATGTTACATTTTCCATTCACAGGTCACTATCCTTATTGTTCTGGCCTTGGCGTTCCTTGCTTGCATAGTGTTCTTGGTGGTGTATAAGGCCTTTACTTATGACCACACCTGCCCGGATGGCTTTGTGTACAAGGTGAGTACGTGCGCATAAGATTTTGGCTCCTTAGTAGTGGcttaactaaataaaatatatcgcttaaaaaaaacaaatatcaaaaaaAGTCAACTCATCATTTTCACATCTGTCTTTGTATCTTCTGGATTCAGGCCTAATGGGCACTTGATCAAATTTGGCCCTGTAACTTGGCACAGTCTATTAAAGAATCCACAAAATTGAATTCACCTCAGCaatgtaattttataatatGCCTATAGTGATTTAAGCCATGTTTGCCAAATAGATTCTCTGAAGCAACCTTCTAGGAAATGCTATATTAAACGCATCAAGTTTTAAAGACCACAAACCAGTAATGGTAACTGTAGTGTACTAGCAAAAGATATTATGCATGATTATCTTGCTGGAAGGTTTATAATCCCAAAGTCCTTGAATTCCTTGACTGGAATTAACCTTGGGACCTGCTGCCCTGAGTTTGATGGTGtggcaaacaaaaagaaaaaagaaaaacacttaagGTGGAGAGAGTCAGGAGGACCGTTTATTTCCCACATGTTGTGACTTGCTTCTGCCCCACCTTTGACAGCACAAACGTTGCATCCCAGCCTCCTTGGAGGCCTACTATTCGGCCCAGGATGGCAACTCCCGTGGCCGCTTTTACACCGTCATCAGCCACTACAGCATGGCCAAGCAGACCACCTCTCGCTCCGTCTCACCCTGGCTCCCGGCTGCCGGTGCCCAGCATGACGCCAAGCCTCCCAACACTGACAGCCAATGAGGGCACTACTGCTCACCGAATGGGTGTCGCCGGACCTGCCTCCTTTCCACCTGAGTCCCCTGCTGTTCTCCGTTTTTGtcctctcctgctttctctctttttatttatatagatcTTCACATGTATGACGATTTATTTatgactatttatttttattgtacaattcctgtttcttttgtatttaataTCAGACAGTTGTTTGTACAAAGGCATGACTTGTCCGAAATGTTTTTCCCACACTGTCTGTGAGTGTCACTGACTCATCTCAAACAACAGCTCTGTAAGCAACCCTTGTAGTTAGGTGACTGTTCAATTCATTGTGAAAGGCATGATGCAAATAAGGGAAACTTCGTCAGTTATTTTGAAACATACAGTTTCTGTGATTTTATGTCAAGATACTTGTAAAACTCATTTTTATGTGGgatatattaataacaataataacctAAATATGATATTACCATAGACTGGTGACTGAGTACATGGTAAATGTATGTTATGGTTCCTCCTTTGAGCCCAAATGTAAATAGCTCATGAGCAGAAATAGACCCATTATGTGTATGGCCATAAGACACCTTGTAAGATGATCAATGTTTTTCATTGGATTATCAGTGGCCTTCTGAGCTTTGCATTATGCTTTAGCCAGCAGTCTATCTTCAACCTATAGAGAATAATCCAGGGCCCAGAAAAACCTTGGATGTTGGGATGATTATGGCAGAACCCTTTGCCAAAGCTCAATTTTCTGCCTAGTTTAGTCACAGACCTGCGCCATTACCATTTTTATATCTGTTGTCAGAAAAGATTTTGAACTCGTGCTGTTGTTAGTTGATATGTAGCACAGCCTTGGGTATTTTTGACTGTGTATCCTTTAGGTTTAAACAATAAAAGATATACAAGAcattatgtatgtttgtgctaGGTCACTATGTTAAAACAACATAACAGattatgtgttttgtgcattttgaatTTAGTATGTTAATTATTAAGATTTTGGCAAGTTGGGGCATTTGCAACAGTGGTAAATATAAAAGAAGCCTGTATTAAATTATGAGAACACAAGATACAATAGTGTGTTCATAATACAAGACCGTGTATTCACAAATTGTGAATCTCAGATTTTCCTGTGCAGTGTTACCAACTAATTTTTAGGGGAAGTTGCTACAGGCAGGTCAATTTGTTGATAAAAGCTGCTAAATGGTGTTTTGATGTCATTATGTGATTACATCATTATATAATGATGTAAAACTGGGTTATTACATGGAATACACAATGATGTTACTCCAACTGACTGTCCATCTCAGCAAAAAATATGATTTGAAGTTTGttagttttgatttgttttttatttgcaaaagtAACATAAAGTGatataaatataacacatttttatgatcagatatttttataaacactacacagtgAATTAGTGAACAGTTACTCATTATACATTATTGAacaattgcattttatttttcttattaacTAGAATAACAATTGTAGGCCTCTCCCTACAGCTCCCTCCAGTACTGTTATGCTGCTTGGCTGGCTAGCTGCTCAATAGCCTTCACTGGCATATTGTTCTCACTTGCACTGCAGGGAACACTGCCACCCTCAGCTGTGTGTCTCCGCCAGTTCCTGAAAGTCTTTGCATATGTAAGTATGATAAATCATAGATTGGCAAGGAACTCCTCTTCATCTTTACCGTCCAACTGCAGTGTCACTGGGCTGGAACCAGCAGAAGATGATGAAGTGGCCTTTAAGCTGTTTGCTGCTGTCGTGACAAACTGCTACAGAACTTTACTTGGTAATTTATGCTGGTAACGGGTATCACCGGCCAGCTTCAGGATATACTGGACCAGGAATATTGAGTTGAGAGTGTGCAGTGACAGTCTGTTTCTTAACTTTGACTTAATCACACTTATTTGTGCTAAGCATTTGGCTGAACAGCCAATTAACCTCTGCATTTGAGTGTGGTATGGAAAGGGCAGTGAGTACAGCTTTGCACAATTCTTCAAATGGATTTGATCCGGATGAATCCGTGTAGTTATTCATTTCACTCCAAAACCTGACTGTATTTTCAGTTAAGGCCCACCTAAACAAATGGATGTTTCTCTATTTGGAAACAAAATTTTGTCCATTGTTTAGAGTTGGTAGCTCTGCTACTTTCATTCACAATGTTTAGTATGTGTTAGCATGTCCTTAACACTGAACAATCAGCAGTAGTAGATTTCCGTGATTAAGTAGTCAACACTTCTAGGGATCGTTTCTTTGTCTACTATACTGACAACCAATTGTAAAAAATGGCACACACAATTTGGATAAGTACCAAACTGGAAAATGCAATACATAAATGGCCGTATACTAGCAATAAACAATGCTCAGGAATGGCCACTGCCGTAATAGTTTCAGCTCTTTTGCAATTATCCATTTTCTTAACCAACTCTGGTAATGTAGACTGCTTTGCAGAGTTGAATGATTTTGATTTATTCATATGCATTGCTGTAACACAATGTTTTCTGATGTCATACATTTTTGCAAGCATGTCTGATTTGCAGTGGAGTATATCCAACAATCATCCCCAATTACTGGCATCAGCCACCCTTTATACTCAGGTACAGACATCCACTCTTTTCTGTACTTCTGGCTGTACAGGTTTGATATTTATCAATTTATGCTGTAAATTCTGTTAAAGATCAAACATTTGGCTAGCTGTATTCATGGGCTTTAACTGTTGTTGTTGAACTATTTAAACGTATCAAGTAAGTTTGGCAAATAAACCACCAGAAAAACACATCTAAATTagagaattagaattagaatgctttattgTCATAGTGCAGTGCAATGCAATTAGAGTGCAGTACCCCATAGTGctaaacattacataaaaatattgACAAAGATATGGCTATAAATTTACAAacaatttacataatttacacacatacaaagaattgCACGTTTTGTGATCATGATCTGAATGTGAACATTAttgcacattgtttttgtatataGGGGATATAAAGGCAGTTACATTTGAATCTACATTTCACATCTACATTTGGGTATCTGGAGTGCCTACTAACCCACATACCGTGAAATAAAACAACCCAGTCAAATTGTTGTGGGCTGTCTACGTCAGAAAACATGGGATAAAATAAGATGCTCAGATTTGACTCCCTCATACACATCACGTTAGAATTATACCTTCAGGCACGGCTTAAGTACTACCTCTACCAAAGTGCGGCAATTTTTTCCTCACAAGCCGCACCTGCTAGCATTATTGTGACACATGTATGTCGAGCTGCACAGACAAAGTCTTATATCAGTCCACAGGTCTAGAAGTGGATAGTTTATTTTCGAAGGTAAGGTAACATCtatgtgagtttgtgtctgACTACCTTTACAACCTGTGTCAAAGCAACATGAGGCtggcaaataaacatttacaaaagaGGTATCAGTACCAAATGTCCGAAGGCAAAACAGCAGACGAGGGAAATGTAAGTATTAAAAAATCTTATTGGCGGTATTTGCTGCAGGATCAATAATAACGTTAATGCTATTAGTTTGTTAGCTATTTGAATGTTTGTAAGATTAATGTAATCCTAACATCTGAATAATGTGAGAGTAAAAGTTATAAAGTTCTCACTCAGATAATCTGGGAAAATCTATTTTATGCACATTTGTAATTTGGCAAACGGGCACACATTTTGCAGTGTGTAGCCTACATATGTTAGTGTGTTTATAGCTGTTAGAATGAGCAGAGAGCTGACCTCAGAGATGAGCAGAAAGCTCACCTCTTTCAAACATATATGGTCATTCCACTGTATTTTGCAATCTATTTATGGTTCACGGGCTGGAGGAGTTGGAAAAAGGAATTAAGGAGGCAGAAATTAGAGATATGAGATCAACCTTTAGCCTAGGCCATCCCTGCTGTTATGTTGAAGGGTGTTGCAGTTCTCCAAAGTTGCTACCAGTATCTGCTGGTATCAAACCCTTGATTTTGTCCATGGGAAAGAGTTTATAGAACCGAAGACTTCAGTCAGTGTCATATCTCGAAAAGCATTTCAAAATTTCATCACAACCAAGAAAGCTTCTATAACTTATTGTTGTAGCTTCGTAGATAGCAGAACAGTATGCTAATTAGTTAAGATTTATTGAAATTACATAGCTACAAGAACAAGTTGACACCCATCTATGTTTGCCAGTGGATAAGGGTGAGTGGGaaccatttattttaaacatacCATGTTCCCACAATTCTTCAGCAAGTAGCCACtcattttatgtatgtatgacgCACATGCAATGTTTCGTTAGGATGAGAATTGGAATTGAAGTTAGCTAAAGCCTTCTCATAAAGTCGCCAAATATTGCTAGATGACATCACTTGCGGATTACCATATTTGTGACACAGTGTAATATTTGCATGCTGTGTAGTTTCAGATGGTATTAGATCTTTACATCTCGGTGATTCTTTCCTACTCTCTGTATTTCACTGCATTTTAATAAGGCTGAAGGTGCAGTAAAGCTGTtattatttatagatttttctATATGTAGTCAGGCAATGGGACAAGCCCATTAATACTCCATATTAACCAGCACTCACTTCCAATCAATTCCCAAGCTGCGGCTAAAATTATGATTCTAAAATTGCGATGCCAGCTATGAAATTCCCATACACATTATTTAAAGATGATGGCTATGCTGTTATTTCGGCGATTTCTACATGTAATTTAATGAACCAGAGAGAAAGTTCTACCTTAAtgaatcagagagaaagaataccatgggcttggacttgaacatttgtaaagatgctttgtgacaacatctgttctaaaaagtgctgtataaataaattttgattttgattttgggCAACAAATCACAATAAGGATGTTCTGTTTTTAGTCAAGACATGATAGTGAGCGATAAGACAGTAATAATGGTCAGAAAACAGGTTAAATTGTCAAAAGCTCcacctctgtcactctctgaaTAGAGTTGAAGCAGAAAGAGGTATACCTCTCACAGATTGGCTGGCAACTCTTCTATGCAAAGTATATAGCTAAGATTGGTCCAAGAAGTTCctagttatttttatttggaaaatatAATCACTGAAGGGGTCTGAAAAGTTGCTAACTGTAGCAACACCAACACCAAGCCCACCACATGAAAGAAGGGCAAGGTGGGGTGAGCAGCGACTCATTAGAATTTTTGAAACAGGATGTCAAACCGGCCATTCTAAGCAGGGCTGTTTGGACAGGGTGAGAAGGGTTCTGTGGTGCTTGAACCTTGTGGTATTTTGATGAAAGTAtgtcataaatattttattaaacccCCGGAGAGCTGTGTTAACTTGTGTGAAAGGGGTATAACAGGTCCCCTTTAAACCAAATGCTGAAAATCAAGCCTTAATCTTAATTTTCTTCTGCAGCAAGTGTGCTAGCCTTTTTCAGATTAATAATGCTAGTTTGTGgatgaaattaaacatttttctttttactttccAACCAAACAGTTTTATTCTGAAcacaatgtgttttaaataatttggcCAAAAAAGGAAGTttctcactgaacacacactacagcaaaGAATGATTGCTTACCGCATGTGCCTGAGCCGGCACTGCTGATGACATAACTCACAATGCACACAGCCAGGCAGATagactgtgtgttttgtctgtggcAGAGAAAATCATTTTTGTGTCACGTAGGTGGAAAATGCATGCATGCTAGCATTTGAGTCACTTTTGAAAAGTTGCTAAATGTACCAAATACAAAAGAAGTTTCCAGGGTAGTCTGAAAAGTTGCTAAATCTAACAACAGAATTGTTAAGTTGGCATCATGATAATGCTGTCCTGTTTGACCTTACATGACTGTGATGCTCTGTTTCCTGGAGTGTAGTGACTGCCTTAAATGAGTAAGTCACAGCGTGCAGAGCCACTGACTGACAGGTGGCTCATTTCTGCTTGGATAATTAGCAGCCTTGcttgtcctgtctgtgtgttgctGTCCTCCCTGCGCACAATAGGAAGCTGGTGCCGCTTTTTGAATGTCAAAATTCATATCAAAACACACTTCAAACAGGATTTCAAAAGGAAAACGCGAAATAGAAATGTGTGACACTGAGGAGCTAATGAATTCAGTGCAAGCTTATGGTGTCCCTTTCGGTTCAAATTAATGCCTATGACTTCATTCCTACACATTTAttcccttatttatttttagtgaaGACGTCATGTAAGCCTTGCACTGGTGACATGCAGTCATCGTGTTAGGGATGTGTGTCAGACAGTATGCGTCAATGGACTCAGTTGTAGTAATTGCTTGATTTGAATAGAAGTGATTGTGCAAAATACACCATGATTGTTATTATAATGCAGAGATTTTACAATGGCCGTGTGCCATTTGACAGGGAGGAGAGATGTGGTATGGGACCTTGTTATTAGGGTTATGACCTGCAAGTTATGATTGGTTTATATTTTAGGGTCTTGGTTTATTCTGTGGGGATGGTAGCATTAAAAGCTGCAGAATGTAGTGCAGAGCAAAATTCATGGCATCATCTACAGATCTGTGAACTGTGCTTGCAAACAGGAAGAGGTCTTGAAGGGTGTCATAATGGCACATAATCCCTAGTATTGACAGTTGTTTGGTTAGCCCCTCTGCCCTCCACAGTATATAACAGGAGATTGACTTACTTTCTGAGATTATATTTGGGAGTAatcaagcattttttttaatcaaaaggtTAAACTGCACACCGAACCTACATaactgcatttaatttaaattagttttttggGAATTATCAACCCTGTATTGACATACAGTATCAGATATCATATTGGCTGCCCATTGGAGCACCATTAGAAGAAATGTGATATGGACACTGCATTAGTAGCTGATAAGTACCGTATATGATATATTATTCACTGACAGATAAATGTCAGTTTTGTCAAGTGAAATAAAGTTTCAcaaaagaaaatggcaaaaacaattgACCTCGTTCACCATACATTCTTAAAAAGAAATTTATTCTTAAATCCACTTAAGCAGTTTTCACAAAGATTCTCACATTCATGagtgttttcttatttgtaCTTAATAGAATCTTTGCACATTTGAGTGCCGACGTATCTGTGCGAAATAATTTTGTTTCCATATTTTAGAAGGCATtatgttcttttaaaataaataaacactacatAACTCTTCATTTAACATCAGTTATTACTTGGGAACCATGCCATCCAATAATCAGTGAAATAACAAAAAGGGAAAGTTGCATTTATTTGTCTCCATTttacagtaattaaaaaaagtcATAATAATGAGGAATAAAGTTAGAATCAGTGGCATCGTTATGAGGGCCTTCGCCGCTTTAAGCCCTGAATGTTTCAGGTTTATTAAAACAGCGCGATTTGGCACTAATGAGAGTAAGTTACACTAGAGCATCTACCAGGCATGGACCCTCCCTTTATACGCCCTCCTCTCTAAGCACAAAGGCAGAAGGCAGTTGACATTGACATACAGGCTTTCTTCTGAAAGCAAGataaagaggaggagaagatggAAATTTTAGGCTATTTCTGAACAAGCAAAGCTTGTCTATAAAAAATTGTAGATAGGCCtaaaatatttaacttttcACTGTTAGTAAACATGAACAGATGAAGCAATACCATTATGATGCTGCCCGTTGcagctaaatgtaataataaaacgTCTTCTTCATTCCCTTTAggtagttcaagttcaagttttttttcaagttcaggtttggtttatttgtcacatacatagtcatacacagtataactcgcagtgaaatggttgagagtgctctgtccaaactgaggaaaaagaaaacaggggtgcatagagaaatatatattctatatatgtacaaaaatatattaacaattgtatgtacaatatatgtatattatgtttatatacacaatgtacaatgtatatggttatgtatatatgtatgtacacaatgtacagaatgtacagttccatcttgtagatgacatatttgcagtttttatgttacatggtgataatttaacatatttacatttatgttacatggtggtggtggtccccacaatttatcagtttccctgattcagggcccgaatggcctgtgggaagaagctcctctgtcttggtcttcagagAGCAAAAttgagcctattgttgggatgggtggggtccttcacaatcctcctggccttggtctggcaccactggCAGACttgatggtctgcaggtcaggaagttctgtgtgagtgatgcgctctgctgaacgcactaccctttggagtgcttgtctgtcctgcttggtgctgttcccaaaccagactgtgatgttccccgtgaggatgctctcgatagtgcaggtgtagaaattccgcagtaccttggagagcagtctgaagtctcttaggcatctga
This is a stretch of genomic DNA from Electrophorus electricus isolate fEleEle1 chromosome 6, fEleEle1.pri, whole genome shotgun sequence. It encodes these proteins:
- the nsg2 gene encoding neuronal vesicle trafficking-associated protein 2, with the protein product MVKLGSNLHDKGAKPVSVEDGFQNVPLITPLDVSNLQYQAPDKVVVKTRSEYQTEQKNKAKLPKVEEFTISFTDSASERLKVTILIVLALAFLACIVFLVVYKAFTYDHTCPDGFVYKHKRCIPASLEAYYSAQDGNSRGRFYTVISHYSMAKQTTSRSVSPWLPAAGAQHDAKPPNTDSQ